GTACTATTCATGATCCCTTATATATTATGAATAATTTGAGAAAATTTATAGGAGAATAGATTAAAATGTATGAGCATCCATTAGCAAAATATTTTAGAAAAGGAGTACGTCAACCTTTCTGTTCAGGATGTGGAAATGGTATAATAGCTCAATGTATAATAAGAGCAATTGATGAATTAAAAATAGACATTAGAAAAATAGTTTTTGTATGCGGCATAGGTTGTAGTGGATGGATTTCTACATTTTTAAATGTAGATACACTTCATACAACCCATGGTAGACCATTAGCTTTTGCAACTGGAGTTAAGTTAGGTAATCCAGAATTAAAAGTAATAGTTCTTACTGGTGATGGAGATGGAGCAGCGATAGGCGGAAACCATCTCATTCATGCTGCAAGAAGAAATATTGAAATATTAACAATTTTAGTTAATAATCGCATATATGGAATGACTGGAGGTCAAGTCGCACCTACAACCCCACATAGTATGAAAACAACTACCACACCTTATGGAAATATAGAATATCCATTTGATTTGTGTAAACTTGTTGAAGCTGCTGGAGCATCGTATGTAGCAAGATGGACAACTTTTCATGTAAAACAATTAATTTCTTCTATAAAAAAAGGGCTTTTGAAAGAAGGTTTTTCTTTTATAGAAGTTGTTTCTCAATGTCCTATACAATATGGCAAATATATTGATGTACGAGAACCAGCAAAGTTATTATTAATGTTAAAGGATCTTTCAATTAATAAAGATAAAGCAAAAACAATAAATGAGAAAGAACTTAAAGAAAAAATTATAATTGGAGAATTTGTTAATAAAGAAGTGATCGGTTTTTCTAAAGCATATGAACAATTAATAATTAAAGTGAGGGGAAAAATTGAGTAGAATAGAAATAATAATAGGAGGTTTTGGAGGGCAAGGAGTTTTATTAGCTGGAAAAATACTAGCAGAAGCTGCGATGCATGATGGAAAAAACGTAGTTCAAACTCGTTTATATGGAGCTGAAGCAAGAGGTGGAGCTGCAAGGTCAGATGTTATAATATCAGATGAAGAAATAGATTATCCTTTAGTAATTAAAGCTGATATTCTAATTGCAATGTCAAATCAAGCTTTTAATCAGTATATTGATAGTGTAAAGGAGGGGAGTATCATTATAATAGATGAAGATTTAGTAAAAGAAGAATTAAAGAGCAAAAGAAAAATGCACGTATTAAGAGTGCCAGCTACAAGATTAGCCTCCTATGAATTAAAATATCCTATAGTTGCCAATATGATAATGA
The DNA window shown above is from Nitrososphaerota archaeon and carries:
- a CDS encoding thiamine pyrophosphate-dependent enzyme; the protein is MYEHPLAKYFRKGVRQPFCSGCGNGIIAQCIIRAIDELKIDIRKIVFVCGIGCSGWISTFLNVDTLHTTHGRPLAFATGVKLGNPELKVIVLTGDGDGAAIGGNHLIHAARRNIEILTILVNNRIYGMTGGQVAPTTPHSMKTTTTPYGNIEYPFDLCKLVEAAGASYVARWTTFHVKQLISSIKKGLLKEGFSFIEVVSQCPIQYGKYIDVREPAKLLLMLKDLSINKDKAKTINEKELKEKIIIGEFVNKEVIGFSKAYEQLIIKVRGKIE
- a CDS encoding 2-oxoacid:acceptor oxidoreductase family protein, producing the protein MSRIEIIIGGFGGQGVLLAGKILAEAAMHDGKNVVQTRLYGAEARGGAARSDVIISDEEIDYPLVIKADILIAMSNQAFNQYIDSVKEGSIIIIDEDLVKEELKSKRKMHVLRVPATRLASYELKYPIVANMIMIGVLINFTNIISLKSIIEAVKKNVSKKSEEINLKALTKGLEIGKTLKNLLN